The proteins below are encoded in one region of Silene latifolia isolate original U9 population chromosome 2, ASM4854445v1, whole genome shotgun sequence:
- the LOC141628983 gene encoding uncharacterized protein LOC141628983 — MANVPIKFKRVAAAFDEAIKWRRPCESSSGSEYWPESEAASLSDLVNSFIEKGDGLDPFDMDMDINMAQSDGIDEKDDFESDNEDDDDTQRKELLRDLLLECRRDNKKGMKQKIKKEIEIALKLYGENNNDDDDDDIASSSSRNGLKRNIMSHLRGKGFDAGLCKSRWEKTGRYPAGTYEYIDVNVGETRYMVEVSMAGELDIVRPTTRYSTLLNMIPSILIIEKPHVLKQIIRLMSSAMKESLKRADLHVAPWRRNGYLQARYVSPYKRTINKESSASSATMGYEGLAKKRSSMVGFEADDLPRVVSYYCRDNGLVSKGGIRVGMLGVALQGK; from the exons ATGGCGAATGTGCCTATCAAGTTCAAAAGGGTGGCGGCGGCCTTCGACGAGGCCATCAAGTGGAGACGTCCGTGCGAGAGTAGTAGTGGTAGTGAGTATTGGCCGGAGAGCGAAGCGGCCAGCCTCTCAGATCTCGTTAACTCGTTTATTGAGAAAGGCGATGGTTTGGATCCATtcgatatggatatggatattaaTATGGCTCAGAGTGACGGCATAGATGAAAAAGACGATTTTGAATCCgataatgaggatgatgatgatacaCAAAGGAAAGAATTGTTACGGGATTTGTTATTAGAGTGTAGAAGAGATAATAAGAAAGGTATGAAACAAAAGATTAAGAAGGAGATTGAAATCGCATTAAAATTATACGGCGAGAATAataacgatgatgatgatgatgatattgcTAGTTCTTCTTCAAGAAATGGTCTTAAACGTAACATCATGTCTCATCTTCGCGGCAAGGGCTTCGATGCTG GCCTTTGCAAATCTCGATGGGAGAAAACAGGTCGATATCCGGCAGGAACATACGAATATATCGATGTGAACGTAGGTGAAACACGGTACATGGTGGAGGTGTCGATGGCTGGCGAGCTAGATATAGTCCGGCCAACGACACGATACTCAACACTATTAAACATGATCCCTTCAATATTGATCATAGAAAAACCTCATGTCCTCAAACAAATAATAAGGCTAATGAGTTCCGCTATGAAGGAGTCCCTAAAGCGTGCAGACTTGCACGTTGCCCCTTGGAGACGGAACGGCTACCTACAAGCTAGGTACGTTAGTCCCTACAAGCGAACCATTAACAAAGAGTCAAGTGCTAGTAGCGCGACAATGGGTTACGAAGGGCTAGCGAAGAAGCGGTCATCAATGGTTGGTTTCGAAGCTGATGATTTACCCCGAGTCGTTTCGTATTATTGTAGAGATAATGGTTTAGTTAGCAAGGGCGGAATCAGAGTTGGGATGTTGGGTGTTGCTCTTCAAGGAAAATGA